In Phlebotomus papatasi isolate M1 chromosome 1, Ppap_2.1, whole genome shotgun sequence, the following proteins share a genomic window:
- the LOC129809767 gene encoding glycine N-methyltransferase codes for MLDGVIYTRSSGVSAEGVKDQYADGKAAKVWEIFIGDKRSRTDNYRNFLINLLKKHNCKRILDVACGTGIDSILLVEEGFEVVSADISDKMLKYALQERWERRKEKAFDNWVIEEANWLTVSQDLGHLIGDGFDAVICLGNSFAHMTDSYGDQRDQKLAIANFERCVKPGGLLLIDHRNYDNILKTGSTPSKCIYYNNQHMSDIKTSVLYVSGKPSQVILDYSISNGNETSEFRLSYYPHKLEVFKRMLEEVFGKKAKYSIYGDFKPLTEVQNPGFYIHVVQKSE; via the exons ATGCTTGACGGTGTGATATATACGCGATCTTCCGGGGTTTCCGCTGAAGGTGTTAAAGATCAGTATGCTGATGGAAAGGCTGCCAAAGTATGGGAGATCTTCATCGGAGACAAGAGATCCAGGACGGACAACTACAGGAATTTCCTGATAAATCTCCTCAAGAAGCACAACTGCAAGAGAATCCTCGATGTTGCTTGTGGAACTGG AATTGACTCAATTTTGTTGGTGGAAGAGGGATTTGAAGTGGTATCAGCGGATATTTCGGATAAAATGCTCAAGTATGCCCTTCAGGAACGCTGGGAACGCCGAAAAGAGAAAGCTTTTGATAATTGGG TGATTGAGGAAGCCAACTGGCTGACGGTATCGCAGGATCTAGGCCATTTGATTGGAGATGGATTTGACGCTGTGATCTGTTTGGGAAATTCTTTCGCTCACATGACTGACTCCTATGGGGATCAGCGTGATCAGAAGCTGGCCATTGCGAACTTCGAGAGGTGCGTGAAGCCTGGAGGACTCCTCCTGATCGACCATCGCAATTATGACAACATTCTCAAGACTGGAAGTACACCGTCCAAGTGCATCTATTATAAT AATCAGCACATGTCTGACATCAAGACCTCAGTGCTGTACGTGAGTGGAAAGCCATCGCAGGTCATTCTGGATTACTCAATCAGCAATGGGAATGAGACAAG TGAATTCCGATTGTCGTACTATCCGCACAAGTTGGAGGTTTTCAAGAGGATGCTTGAGGAGGTGTTCGGCAAGAAGGCCAAATACAGCATCTATGGAGACTTTAAACCACTCACTGAAGTTCAAAATCCCGGATTCTACATCCATGTCGTCCAGAAATCCGAATAA